Proteins encoded by one window of Streptomyces sp. NBC_01477:
- a CDS encoding NADH-quinone oxidoreductase subunit A codes for MNAYAPIFVLGGIAAGFAIFSVFMASIIGPKRYNRAKLEAYECGIEPTPQPVGGGRFPIKYYLTAMLFIVFDIEIVFLYPWAVTFDRLGMFGLVEMLLFVLTVFVAYAYVWRRGGLEWD; via the coding sequence GTGAACGCCTACGCGCCCATTTTCGTCCTGGGGGGCATCGCGGCCGGCTTCGCGATCTTCTCCGTTTTCATGGCCTCGATCATCGGGCCGAAACGGTACAACCGGGCCAAGTTGGAAGCGTACGAGTGCGGCATCGAGCCGACACCGCAGCCGGTCGGCGGCGGTCGCTTCCCGATCAAGTACTACCTGACGGCGATGCTCTTCATCGTCTTCGACATCGAGATCGTCTTCCTCTACCCCTGGGCCGTCACCTTCGACCGCCTGGGGATGTTCGGGCTGGTGGAGATGCTCCTCTTCGTGCTCACCGTCTTCGTCGCCTACGCGTACGTATGGCGGCGCGGCGGCCTGGAATGGGACTAG
- a CDS encoding NADH-quinone oxidoreductase subunit C, producing MSEQSGSVPAPRDQAPGEVIGVRKGMFGANNGGDTSGYGGLVRTVRLPGASSRPYGGPDGVFDEVADELEGALDEQGLPPADAIEKTVVDRGELTFHIAREHLMRVARTLRDDPALRFELCTGVSGVHYPGDEGRELHAVYHLRSITHGRLIRIEVGVPDADPHIPSLVSVYPTNDWHERETFDFFGIVFDGHPALTRIMMPDDWPGHPQRKDYPLGGIPVEYKGAQIPAPDQRRSYS from the coding sequence ATGAGCGAGCAGAGCGGCAGCGTCCCGGCGCCGCGCGACCAGGCGCCCGGTGAGGTCATCGGCGTCCGCAAGGGCATGTTCGGCGCCAACAACGGCGGCGACACGTCCGGTTACGGCGGCCTGGTCCGTACCGTGCGGCTGCCCGGCGCCAGTTCGCGGCCCTACGGCGGGCCCGACGGGGTCTTCGACGAGGTCGCCGACGAGCTGGAGGGCGCCCTCGACGAGCAGGGCCTGCCGCCGGCCGACGCGATCGAGAAGACCGTCGTGGACCGCGGCGAGCTGACCTTCCACATCGCCCGCGAGCACCTGATGCGGGTCGCCCGCACGCTGCGCGACGACCCGGCGCTGCGCTTCGAGCTGTGCACCGGCGTCAGCGGGGTGCACTACCCCGGCGACGAGGGCCGCGAGCTGCACGCCGTCTACCACCTGCGGTCGATCACCCACGGGCGGCTGATCCGTATCGAGGTCGGTGTCCCCGACGCCGACCCGCACATCCCGTCGCTGGTGAGCGTCTACCCCACCAACGACTGGCACGAGCGCGAGACCTTCGACTTCTTCGGCATCGTCTTCGACGGCCACCCCGCGCTGACCCGGATCATGATGCCGGACGACTGGCCCGGCCACCCGCAGCGCAAGGACTACCCGCTCGGCGGCATCCCCGTCGAGTACAAGGGTGCCCAGATCCCGGCTCCCGACCAGCGGAGGTCGTACTCATGA
- a CDS encoding pentapeptide repeat-containing protein: protein MDSRHFGAITVTLPDLAAAGSGLDNVSRLDTTRGSIEDFQYIGERLRDLDLTATRLLNGRLGGIEADRVRMEETQLHSVEFTGCTAGALRCAGSKLSRVVFRDCTFMGATFEDSTFDNVLFEGCRLDYAVLAKVRATGPVAFSACSLVEAELTGNDLADETAIDGCVLRATDFRPGNYRGVDLRGSDLSAVSGAVNLTGVIISPGQEHQLARALLAGLDLTVTDEGR from the coding sequence GTGGACAGCCGCCACTTCGGCGCCATCACGGTCACCCTGCCGGACCTGGCCGCTGCCGGATCCGGCCTGGACAACGTCTCCCGCCTCGACACCACCCGCGGCTCGATCGAGGACTTCCAGTACATCGGCGAACGCCTTCGTGATCTCGACCTGACCGCGACGCGCCTGCTCAACGGCCGCCTCGGCGGCATCGAAGCCGACCGTGTCCGGATGGAGGAGACCCAGCTCCACTCGGTCGAGTTCACCGGCTGCACTGCCGGGGCGCTGCGCTGCGCGGGCAGCAAGCTCAGCCGCGTTGTCTTCCGCGACTGCACGTTCATGGGTGCCACCTTTGAGGACAGCACCTTCGACAACGTGCTCTTCGAGGGCTGCCGCCTCGATTACGCCGTCCTGGCCAAGGTCCGCGCGACCGGTCCGGTCGCCTTCTCCGCGTGCTCCCTCGTGGAGGCCGAGCTGACCGGCAACGATCTCGCCGACGAGACCGCGATCGACGGCTGCGTCCTGCGCGCCACCGATTTCCGCCCGGGCAACTACCGCGGCGTCGACCTGCGCGGCAGCGATCTGTCCGCGGTGAGCGGCGCCGTCAATCTGACCGGCGTGATCATCAGCCCCGGCCAGGAACACCAGCTCGCCCGGGCCCTCCTCGCCGGCCTGGACCTCACCGTCACCGACGAAGGACGCTGA
- a CDS encoding NuoB/complex I 20 kDa subunit family protein, producing MGIEEKLPSGFLLTTVETAAGWVRKASVFPATFGLACCAIEMMTTGAGRYDMARFGMEVFRGSPRQADLMIVAGRVSQKMAPVLRQVYDQMPNPKWVISMGVCASSGGMFNNYAIVQGVDHIVPVDIYLPGCPPRPEMLLDAILKLHEKIQGGKLGVNREEAAREAEEAARKALPTIEMKGLLR from the coding sequence ATGGGTATCGAAGAGAAACTGCCGAGCGGATTCCTGCTGACGACGGTGGAGACCGCGGCGGGCTGGGTACGTAAGGCGTCGGTCTTCCCGGCCACCTTCGGCCTGGCCTGCTGCGCCATCGAGATGATGACCACCGGTGCCGGGCGCTACGACATGGCCCGCTTCGGCATGGAGGTCTTCCGCGGCTCGCCGCGGCAGGCCGATCTGATGATCGTCGCGGGCCGGGTGAGCCAGAAGATGGCGCCGGTGCTGCGGCAGGTCTACGACCAGATGCCGAATCCGAAGTGGGTCATCTCGATGGGCGTCTGCGCATCGAGCGGCGGGATGTTCAACAACTACGCGATCGTGCAGGGCGTCGACCACATCGTGCCGGTCGACATCTACCTGCCCGGCTGCCCGCCGCGCCCCGAGATGCTGCTCGACGCGATCCTCAAGCTGCACGAGAAGATCCAGGGCGGCAAGCTCGGCGTGAACCGCGAGGAGGCCGCCCGCGAGGCGGAGGAAGCGGCCCGCAAGGCGCTCCCCACGATCGAGATGAAGGGGCTGCTGCGATGA
- the amcB gene encoding cyclophane-forming radical SAM peptide maturase AmcB, with the protein MTITPFDRRISRHPRTWVAQCGSWCGLNCDYCYLADRLEHHRMSPAVAIALADAAADFSADGHRIDLVWHAGEPLGTGIARFTELVRPFEHLRRQGCLTHYVQTNATMVTDRWCDFLTAHGFTVGVSLDGPARLNTHRVDWHGKPSYDRTVRGIAKLREHGIRFSIIAVVTADSVDHPDELLDFLAGLGPTSIGLNIEETEGINTVRATPTLDQARRFWRRTIDWSRRHPDTRVRETARLGGDLRRLREQPEAPAPLIDPIPTVTWDGHVTLLSPELAGVHAPAYDDFRAGNILDRSMREILGGADQLGYVREFLDALDLCETACPFWRFCHGAQAGNRFFEHGRLDVAETRYCRTSKQALVQALSATVREELTT; encoded by the coding sequence ATGACGATCACCCCGTTCGACCGGCGCATCTCGCGCCATCCCCGGACATGGGTCGCCCAGTGCGGATCCTGGTGCGGCTTGAACTGCGACTACTGCTATCTCGCGGACCGGCTCGAGCACCACCGCATGAGTCCCGCCGTGGCGATCGCCCTGGCGGACGCGGCCGCCGACTTCAGCGCAGACGGGCACCGGATCGACCTGGTCTGGCACGCGGGCGAGCCGCTCGGCACCGGCATCGCACGCTTCACCGAACTCGTCCGGCCCTTCGAGCATTTGCGGCGGCAGGGCTGCCTGACGCACTACGTCCAGACCAACGCGACCATGGTCACCGACAGGTGGTGCGACTTCCTGACCGCCCACGGCTTCACAGTCGGTGTCAGCCTCGACGGCCCGGCCCGGCTGAACACCCATCGCGTCGACTGGCACGGCAAGCCGTCCTACGACCGCACCGTGCGGGGCATCGCCAAGCTGCGCGAGCACGGCATCCGTTTCTCGATCATCGCCGTGGTCACCGCCGACAGTGTCGACCACCCGGACGAACTGCTCGACTTCCTCGCCGGCCTCGGCCCGACCTCGATCGGGCTGAACATCGAGGAGACCGAGGGCATCAACACCGTCCGCGCCACCCCGACGCTCGACCAGGCCCGCCGTTTCTGGCGCCGGACCATCGACTGGAGCCGCCGCCATCCGGACACCCGCGTACGGGAGACCGCACGGCTCGGAGGCGACCTGCGCCGCCTGCGCGAGCAGCCCGAGGCCCCGGCACCGCTGATCGACCCGATCCCCACCGTCACCTGGGACGGCCACGTCACACTGCTGTCCCCGGAACTCGCCGGCGTCCACGCCCCCGCCTACGACGACTTCCGCGCGGGGAACATCCTCGACCGGTCGATGCGGGAGATCCTCGGCGGCGCCGACCAGCTCGGCTACGTCCGCGAGTTCCTCGACGCACTGGACCTCTGCGAAACCGCCTGCCCGTTCTGGCGGTTCTGCCACGGCGCCCAGGCCGGGAACCGCTTCTTCGAACACGGCCGCCTCGACGTCGCCGAGACACGCTACTGCCGCACCAGCAAACAGGCCCTCGTCCAAGCACTGTCCGCTACCGTCCGAGAGGAACTCACCACATGA
- a CDS encoding NADH-quinone oxidoreductase subunit D, giving the protein MTNGYASPQQAEERDTTEGRVFTVTGGDWDELAETVGKSDDERIIVNMGPQHPSTHGVLRLILEIDGETVTEARSGIGYLHTGIEKNMEYRTWVQGSTFVTRMDYLTPLFNETAYCLAVEKLLGITDQVPDRATIVRVLLMELNRISSHLVCIATGGMELGATTIMIYGFRDREMILDILELITGLRMNHAYVRVGGLAQDLPPGAIDQVREFVKTFRKNLPEYDKLATGNPIFKGRMQDVGYLDLTGCMSLGATGPILRAAGLPHDLRKSDPYCGYETYDFEVPTADTCDSYGRFVVRLAEMHESLRIIEQCLDRLVPGPVMVEDKKIAWPAQLALGPDGMGNSLDHIKKIMGTSMEALIHHFKLVTEGFRVPPGQAYAAVESAKGELGVHAVSDGGTRPYRVHFRDPSFTNLQSMAAMCEGGQLADVIVAVASIDPVMGGVDR; this is encoded by the coding sequence ATGACGAACGGATACGCGTCCCCCCAGCAGGCCGAGGAGCGCGACACCACCGAGGGCCGGGTCTTCACCGTCACCGGCGGCGACTGGGACGAGCTGGCCGAGACCGTCGGCAAGTCCGACGACGAGCGGATCATCGTCAACATGGGCCCGCAGCACCCCTCCACCCACGGAGTGCTGCGGCTGATCCTGGAGATCGACGGCGAGACGGTCACCGAGGCGCGCTCGGGCATCGGCTATCTGCACACCGGTATCGAGAAGAACATGGAGTACAGGACCTGGGTCCAGGGCTCCACCTTCGTGACGCGGATGGACTACCTCACCCCGCTGTTCAACGAGACCGCGTACTGCCTGGCCGTGGAGAAGCTGCTCGGCATCACCGACCAGGTGCCGGACCGGGCGACCATCGTCCGGGTGCTGCTGATGGAGCTGAACCGGATCTCCTCGCACCTGGTGTGCATCGCCACCGGCGGCATGGAGCTGGGCGCCACCACGATCATGATCTACGGCTTCCGGGACCGCGAGATGATCCTGGACATCCTGGAGCTGATCACCGGGCTGCGGATGAACCACGCCTACGTGCGGGTCGGCGGCCTGGCCCAGGACCTGCCGCCCGGCGCGATCGACCAGGTGCGGGAGTTCGTGAAGACCTTCCGCAAGAACCTGCCCGAGTACGACAAGCTCGCCACCGGCAACCCCATCTTCAAGGGCCGGATGCAGGACGTCGGCTACCTGGACCTGACCGGCTGCATGTCGCTCGGCGCCACGGGTCCGATCCTGCGGGCCGCGGGCCTGCCGCACGACCTGCGCAAGTCCGACCCCTACTGCGGCTACGAGACCTACGACTTCGAGGTGCCGACCGCCGACACCTGCGACTCCTACGGGCGCTTCGTGGTCCGGCTGGCCGAGATGCACGAGAGCCTGCGGATCATCGAGCAGTGCCTCGACCGGCTCGTGCCCGGCCCGGTGATGGTCGAGGACAAGAAGATCGCCTGGCCCGCGCAGCTCGCGCTCGGCCCGGACGGCATGGGCAACAGCCTCGACCACATCAAGAAGATCATGGGCACCTCGATGGAGGCCCTGATCCACCACTTCAAGCTGGTCACCGAGGGCTTCCGGGTGCCGCCGGGGCAGGCCTACGCGGCGGTGGAGTCCGCGAAGGGCGAACTGGGCGTGCACGCCGTCAGCGACGGCGGCACCCGCCCCTACCGGGTGCACTTCCGCGACCCGTCGTTCACCAATCTGCAGTCTATGGCGGCGATGTGCGAGGGCGGCCAGCTCGCCGACGTCATCGTCGCGGTGGCGTCCATCGACCCCGTGATGGGAGGCGTCGACCGATGA
- the amcA gene encoding multiple cyclophane-containing RiPP AmcA, which translates to MKLLELLATTGAPVIADLTASAPATADWDNQPTWDNTGSTFDNRPTWDNWSK; encoded by the coding sequence ATGAAACTGCTCGAGCTGCTCGCCACCACCGGCGCCCCCGTCATCGCCGACCTCACTGCCTCAGCTCCGGCCACGGCTGACTGGGACAACCAGCCCACCTGGGACAACACCGGCTCGACCTTTGACAACCGGCCGACCTGGGACAACTGGAGCAAGTAG
- the nuoE gene encoding NADH-quinone oxidoreductase subunit NuoE — MTDVSLGIPQMPAPDYPADVRARLESDAREVIARYPGSRSALLPLLHLVQSEEGHVTRTGIRFCAEMLDLTTAEVTAVSTFYTMYRRKPSGDYQVGVCTNTLCAVMGGDAIFDELKQHLGVGNDETTADGKVTLEHIECNAACDFAPVVMVNWEFFDNQTPDSARQLVDDLIAGREVRPTRGAPLCSYKETARILAGFPDTREGAVEASGGAGPASLAGLRLHRGEAPARVVGQRAESPSDDSGATRSAPSPAEHASSHDAPRQTAESDPANPADPVADNATEEEDE, encoded by the coding sequence ATGACCGACGTGTCACTGGGCATCCCGCAGATGCCCGCGCCCGACTACCCGGCCGACGTGCGCGCCCGGCTGGAGAGCGACGCCCGGGAGGTGATCGCCCGCTACCCGGGATCGCGCAGCGCCCTGCTGCCGCTGCTGCACCTGGTGCAGTCCGAGGAGGGCCACGTCACCCGCACCGGCATCCGCTTCTGCGCCGAGATGCTGGACCTCACCACGGCCGAGGTCACCGCGGTGTCGACCTTCTACACGATGTACCGCCGCAAGCCGAGCGGCGACTACCAGGTCGGGGTGTGCACCAACACGCTGTGCGCGGTGATGGGCGGCGACGCCATCTTCGACGAGCTCAAGCAGCACCTCGGCGTCGGCAACGACGAGACGACCGCGGACGGCAAGGTCACCCTCGAACACATCGAGTGCAACGCGGCCTGCGACTTCGCCCCGGTGGTGATGGTCAACTGGGAGTTCTTCGACAACCAGACCCCCGACTCCGCCCGGCAGCTGGTCGACGACCTGATCGCCGGCCGTGAGGTGCGCCCCACCCGGGGCGCGCCGCTGTGCTCGTACAAGGAGACCGCCCGCATCCTGGCCGGCTTCCCCGACACCCGCGAGGGCGCGGTCGAGGCGAGCGGCGGCGCGGGTCCCGCGTCGCTGGCCGGCCTGCGGCTGCACCGCGGCGAGGCCCCGGCCCGGGTGGTCGGCCAGCGCGCCGAGTCCCCGAGCGACGACAGCGGCGCCACGCGCTCCGCGCCGTCGCCCGCCGAGCACGCCAGCTCGCACGACGCGCCCCGGCAGACGGCCGAGTCCGATCCGGCCAACCCCGCGGACCCCGTCGCCGACAACGCCACAGAGGAGGAGGACGAGTGA
- the nuoF gene encoding NADH-quinone oxidoreductase subunit NuoF codes for MTVEPAEKLLAPVLSAFWDDPRSWTLETYRRHDGYEALTKAFAMAPDDVIAYVKDSGLRGRGGAGFPTGMKWQFIPQGDGKPHYLVVNADESEPGTCKDIPLLFANPHSLIEGMIIACYAIRSHHAFIYLRGETVPVLRRLHEAVREAYEAGYLGTDIQGSGFDLEITVHAGAGAYICGEETALLDSLEGRRGQPRLRPPFPAVEGLYACPTVVNNVESIASVPAIIQRGKDWFKSMGSEKSPGFTLYSLSGHVARPGQYEGPLGITLRQLLDMGGGMRPGHRLKFWTPGGSSTPMFTEEHLDVPLDYEGVGAAGSMLGTKALQCFDETTCVVRAVTRWTEFYAHESCGKCTPCREGTYWLVQLLRDIEAGKGRIEDLDKLNDIADNINGKSFCALGDGAAAPIFSSLKYFREEYEEHIEGKGCPFDPARSTAWADKYRTEAHA; via the coding sequence ATGACCGTGGAACCGGCCGAGAAGCTGCTCGCGCCCGTACTGTCCGCCTTCTGGGACGACCCGCGGTCATGGACGCTGGAGACCTACCGCAGGCACGACGGCTACGAGGCGCTGACCAAGGCCTTCGCGATGGCCCCCGACGACGTGATCGCCTACGTCAAGGACTCGGGCCTGCGCGGACGCGGCGGCGCGGGCTTCCCCACCGGCATGAAGTGGCAGTTCATCCCGCAGGGCGACGGCAAGCCGCACTACCTGGTGGTCAACGCGGACGAGTCCGAGCCGGGGACGTGCAAGGACATCCCGCTGCTCTTCGCCAACCCGCACTCCCTCATCGAGGGCATGATCATCGCGTGTTACGCGATCCGCTCGCATCACGCCTTCATCTACCTCCGCGGTGAGACCGTCCCGGTACTGCGCCGACTGCACGAAGCCGTCCGCGAGGCCTACGAGGCCGGCTACCTGGGCACCGACATCCAGGGCAGTGGCTTCGACCTGGAGATCACCGTGCACGCCGGGGCCGGGGCCTACATCTGCGGCGAGGAGACCGCGCTGCTGGACTCCCTGGAGGGGCGCCGCGGCCAGCCGAGGCTGCGCCCGCCCTTCCCCGCCGTCGAGGGGCTCTACGCCTGCCCCACCGTGGTGAACAACGTGGAGTCCATCGCGTCGGTTCCCGCGATCATCCAGCGCGGCAAGGACTGGTTCAAATCGATGGGCAGCGAGAAGTCCCCCGGCTTCACGCTCTATTCGCTGTCGGGACACGTCGCCCGCCCCGGCCAGTACGAGGGCCCGCTCGGCATCACCCTGCGCCAGCTGCTCGACATGGGCGGCGGAATGCGGCCCGGCCACCGGCTCAAGTTCTGGACCCCCGGCGGCTCGTCCACCCCGATGTTCACCGAGGAACACCTCGACGTGCCGCTGGACTACGAGGGCGTCGGCGCCGCCGGCTCGATGCTCGGCACCAAGGCCCTCCAGTGCTTCGACGAGACCACCTGCGTGGTGCGGGCGGTCACCCGGTGGACCGAGTTCTACGCCCACGAGTCGTGCGGCAAGTGCACGCCGTGCCGCGAGGGCACCTACTGGCTGGTGCAGCTGCTCAGGGACATCGAGGCCGGCAAGGGCCGGATCGAGGACCTGGACAAGCTGAACGACATCGCCGACAACATAAACGGCAAGTCCTTCTGCGCCCTCGGTGACGGCGCCGCCGCCCCGATCTTCTCCTCCCTCAAGTACTTCCGCGAGGAGTACGAGGAGCACATCGAGGGCAAGGGCTGCCCCTTCGACCCGGCCCGCTCCACCGCCTGGGCCGACAAGTACCGTACGGAGGCCCACGCGTGA
- a CDS encoding NADH-quinone oxidoreductase subunit G: MTVTTSSASSGAGQPAVPPQDLVSITVDGIPLSVPKGTLVIRAAEMLGIEVPRFCDHPLLDPVGACRQCIVEIEGQRKPVASCTITCTDGMVVHTQLSSPVAEKAQRGVMELLLINHPLDCPVCDKGGECPLQNQAMQVGDPDSRFEGRKRTFAKPVPISAQVLLDRERCVLCARCTRFSNQVAGDPMIELLERGALQQVGTGEGDPFESYFSGNTIQICPVGALTSAAYRFRSRPFDLVSSPSVCEHCAGGCATRTDHRRGKVLRRLASNDPEVNEEWLCDKGRFGFRYAQRPERLTHPLVRGADGELAPASWPEALAAAAAGLTAAHGRAAVLPGGRLTVEDAYAYSKFARVVLGTNDVDFRARAHSAEEADFLAAAVAGRGLDLDGSGITNARLEAAPAVLLAGLEAEEEAPGVFLRLRKAHRKRKQQTYALATHATRGLDKAGGVLLPAAPGTEPEWMDALAGGVGLDEAGRQAADALRTEGAVILVGERLAAVPGALTAAIRLATATGAALAWIPRRAGERGAVEAGALPGLLPGGRQVTDPRARDEVSLVWGLPTLPGRFGRDTAGILEAAAAGELGALLIGGVEVADLPDPARARAALDAVGFVVSLEQRPSEVTDRADVVLPVAAVAEKSGTFLNWEGRVRMFEAAIKPDQATSRHQQPDARVLTMLADALDVSLGLSDVRSARAELDRLSGWSGSYGPAPLESSVPLPRPESGQAVLAGHRLLLDQGRLQDGDDALAATRHAAVARLSPATAAELGAADGTQLTVTGPAGATTLPLAVTPMPDRVVWLPLNSTGDGVASDVGARPGQVVAISAEASS, from the coding sequence GTGACCGTCACCACAAGCAGTGCGTCCTCCGGCGCGGGGCAGCCCGCGGTGCCGCCGCAGGACCTGGTCTCCATCACCGTCGACGGCATCCCGCTCTCGGTGCCCAAGGGCACCCTGGTGATCAGGGCCGCCGAAATGCTCGGCATCGAGGTCCCGCGGTTCTGCGACCACCCGCTGCTCGACCCGGTCGGCGCCTGCCGGCAGTGCATCGTCGAGATCGAGGGCCAGCGCAAGCCGGTCGCCTCCTGCACCATCACCTGCACCGACGGCATGGTGGTCCACACCCAGCTGTCCTCGCCGGTCGCCGAGAAGGCGCAGCGCGGGGTGATGGAGCTGCTGCTGATCAACCACCCGCTGGACTGCCCGGTGTGCGACAAGGGCGGCGAGTGCCCGCTGCAGAACCAGGCGATGCAGGTCGGCGACCCCGACTCGCGCTTCGAGGGCAGGAAGCGCACCTTCGCCAAGCCGGTGCCGATCTCGGCGCAGGTGCTGCTGGACCGCGAGCGGTGCGTGCTGTGCGCGCGCTGCACCCGGTTCAGCAACCAGGTGGCCGGCGACCCGATGATCGAGCTGCTGGAGCGCGGGGCGCTGCAGCAGGTGGGCACCGGCGAGGGCGACCCGTTCGAGTCGTACTTCTCCGGCAACACCATCCAGATCTGCCCGGTCGGCGCGCTCACCTCGGCCGCGTACCGCTTCCGCTCCCGGCCCTTCGACCTGGTGTCGTCGCCGTCGGTGTGCGAGCACTGCGCGGGCGGCTGCGCCACCCGTACCGACCACCGGCGCGGCAAGGTCCTGCGGCGGCTCGCCTCGAACGACCCCGAGGTCAACGAGGAGTGGCTGTGCGACAAGGGCCGCTTCGGCTTCCGCTACGCCCAGCGCCCCGAGCGGCTGACCCACCCGCTGGTCCGCGGCGCCGACGGTGAACTGGCCCCGGCCTCCTGGCCCGAGGCGCTCGCCGCCGCCGCGGCCGGGCTGACCGCGGCGCACGGCCGGGCGGCCGTGCTGCCCGGCGGCCGGCTCACGGTCGAGGACGCCTACGCGTACAGCAAGTTCGCCCGGGTCGTGCTCGGCACGAACGACGTGGACTTCCGGGCCCGCGCCCACTCCGCCGAGGAGGCCGACTTCCTGGCCGCCGCGGTCGCCGGCCGCGGGCTCGACCTCGACGGCAGCGGCATCACCAACGCCAGGCTGGAGGCCGCGCCCGCGGTCCTGCTGGCGGGCCTCGAAGCCGAGGAGGAGGCCCCCGGGGTCTTCCTGCGGCTCCGCAAGGCGCACCGCAAGCGCAAGCAGCAGACGTACGCGCTCGCCACCCACGCCACCCGCGGCCTGGACAAGGCGGGCGGCGTCCTGCTGCCCGCGGCGCCCGGCACCGAGCCGGAGTGGATGGACGCGCTCGCCGGCGGGGTCGGCCTGGACGAGGCCGGACGGCAGGCCGCGGACGCGCTGAGGACCGAAGGCGCCGTCATCCTGGTCGGCGAGCGGCTGGCCGCCGTGCCCGGCGCGCTCACCGCGGCGATCCGGCTGGCCACCGCCACCGGCGCCGCCCTGGCGTGGATCCCGCGCCGGGCCGGCGAGCGCGGCGCGGTCGAGGCCGGCGCGCTGCCGGGGCTGCTGCCCGGCGGACGCCAGGTCACCGACCCGCGGGCCCGCGACGAGGTGTCCCTTGTGTGGGGGCTGCCCACCCTGCCGGGCCGCTTCGGGCGGGACACCGCCGGGATCCTGGAGGCAGCCGCGGCCGGCGAGCTGGGCGCGCTGCTCATCGGTGGCGTCGAGGTCGCCGACCTGCCGGACCCGGCCCGCGCCCGCGCGGCGCTGGACGCGGTCGGCTTCGTCGTCAGCCTGGAGCAGCGGCCGAGCGAGGTGACCGACCGCGCCGACGTGGTGCTGCCGGTGGCCGCGGTCGCCGAGAAATCCGGCACCTTCCTCAACTGGGAGGGCCGGGTGCGGATGTTCGAGGCCGCGATCAAGCCCGACCAGGCCACCAGCAGGCACCAGCAGCCGGACGCCCGGGTGCTGACCATGCTGGCCGACGCGCTCGACGTGTCGCTCGGCCTGTCCGACGTCCGGTCCGCGCGCGCCGAACTGGACCGCCTCTCCGGCTGGTCCGGCTCCTACGGGCCCGCGCCGCTGGAGTCCTCGGTCCCGCTGCCGCGCCCCGAGTCCGGTCAGGCGGTGCTCGCCGGACACCGGCTGCTGCTCGACCAGGGCCGGCTCCAGGACGGCGACGACGCCCTGGCCGCGACCCGCCACGCGGCGGTGGCCCGGCTCTCCCCGGCGACGGCGGCCGAACTCGGCGCGGCGGACGGCACGCAGCTCACGGTGACCGGACCCGCGGGCGCCACCACGCTGCCGCTGGCCGTCACCCCGATGCCCGACCGCGTGGTCTGGCTCCCG
- a CDS encoding C40 family peptidase, with the protein MPHNRPRTSASVQHIHTGRRRHAAPTRPNWTRRAGIVGGVVSAIALSGAAAPAIADNHSPKSRAAEKVSSRTLATSSPSTTPLSTAVTTRQAADAIAQDAIEISVAAAQQQAADQAAAQAKAAAAAAAAADAAAKQKAAVAAKAAKARATASAIAASRSAKRTTLTAAPVAATSATATAAPAAVAPASGTKVDQLIAFLKSQLGKPYVYGATGPNSYDCSGLTQVAYGTVGVNLPRTSQEQSTAGTPVALGSLQPGDLIFWGGQGSAYHVGVFIGNGQYLDAANSSTPVGIHQMADYEPDWAVRVL; encoded by the coding sequence ATGCCCCACAACAGACCCCGGACCTCCGCGTCCGTTCAGCACATCCATACCGGCCGCCGGCGGCACGCCGCACCGACCCGTCCCAACTGGACGCGCAGGGCCGGAATCGTCGGCGGCGTCGTCAGCGCAATCGCACTCAGCGGTGCAGCCGCCCCGGCCATAGCCGACAACCACTCCCCGAAGTCGCGGGCCGCCGAGAAGGTCTCGTCCCGCACCCTGGCCACGTCTTCCCCGTCGACGACCCCGCTGTCGACCGCTGTCACCACCCGGCAGGCCGCCGATGCGATCGCGCAGGACGCGATCGAGATATCGGTGGCCGCCGCGCAGCAGCAGGCGGCGGACCAGGCGGCGGCGCAGGCGAAGGCGGCGGCCGCGGCCGCGGCCGCCGCTGACGCCGCCGCGAAGCAGAAGGCGGCCGTCGCCGCCAAGGCCGCCAAGGCGCGGGCCACCGCGAGCGCGATCGCCGCCTCGCGCTCCGCGAAGCGCACGACGCTCACCGCCGCTCCGGTGGCGGCGACCTCCGCCACCGCCACCGCCGCCCCCGCGGCGGTCGCCCCGGCCTCCGGCACCAAGGTCGACCAGCTGATCGCCTTCCTCAAGTCGCAGCTGGGCAAGCCGTACGTCTACGGCGCCACGGGCCCCAACTCGTACGACTGCTCCGGCCTGACCCAGGTCGCCTACGGCACCGTCGGCGTCAACCTGCCGCGTACGTCGCAGGAGCAGTCCACGGCCGGTACGCCGGTCGCCCTCGGCAGCCTCCAGCCGGGAGACCTGATCTTCTGGGGCGGCCAGGGCAGCGCCTACCACGTGGGCGTCTTCATCGGTAACGGCCAGTACCTGGACGCGGCGAACTCCTCGACCCCGGTCGGGATCCACCAGATGGCCGACTACGAGCCCGACTGGGCAGTCCGCGTCCTCTGA